The following nucleotide sequence is from Oncorhynchus clarkii lewisi isolate Uvic-CL-2024 chromosome 6, UVic_Ocla_1.0, whole genome shotgun sequence.
AGGCATCACACCAACAGATACATACAGGTTGGACTCTAAGAAATATATACAGTCccttaagaaagtattcacaccccttgactctttttcacattttcttgtgttgcagcctgaattaaaaatgtattcaatttagattttttgtcACCGCCCTTCATAaaataccccatcatgtcaaagtggaattatgtttttagaaatgtttacaaactaataaaaaatgaaaagctgaatagtcttgagtcaataagtattcaccacctttgttatggcaagcctaaataagttcaggagtaaaaatgtgctcaaCAAGTCACAATAAGTTGTGGGCTCACTCTgtctgcaataatagtgtttaacatgactttTTTTAATAACTACCTcaactctgtaccccacacatacatataATTAAGGTCCCTGAATTGAGTGAATTTCAAacgcagattcaaccacaaagcccagggaggttttccaacgcctcacaaagggcatctattggtaggTATAtgtgttaaaataaataaataaaaagacgttgaatatccctttgagcatggtgaagatcttacactttgggtggtgtaAAGGAAGAAAGGAaaacactcagggatttcacaatgagtttaatggctatgataggagaaaactgaggatggatcaacaacattgtaattactccacaatactaacctaattgacagagtgaaaagaaggaaacctatACAGAATAAAATATTCTAAATCAtatatcctgtttgcaacaaggcacgaACATAAAACTACAAAAAAATGTGGGAAAGAAATTAACGTTATGTTCTGGATaaaaaagcattatgtttgggacaaatccaaacATCATCGCTGAGTGCCACTTCAtattgtcaagcatggtggtggctgcatcatgttatgggattGACTGTCATTAACAAAGATTAGGGAGTTTATGatcaaaagaaacagaatagagcaaaGCATAGGCAAAATCATAtaggaaaaccttgttcagtctgttttccaacagacactgtgagacaaattcacctttcagcaggacaataatctaaaacacaaggccaaatttacactggagttgctaacCAAGACAACATttaatgtttctgagtggcctagttagtttTCACTTAAAGCTTGCCGCTTGGAGTCTGGAGCACTGGAAACGCATACTCTGAAGTGATCAATCACGCATCAATATCTGACAGTCCGACAGataggtttggcggatgccaggagaacattacctgccccaatgcaactgtgcgtttggtggaggaggaataatggtctgggtctgttttccatggtttgggctaggtcccttagatccagtgaagggaaatcttaacactacagcatacaatgacattctagacgattctatgcttccaactttgtggcaacagtgttGGGAAAgtcctttcttgtttcagcatgacaatgcccctgtgcacaaagcgaggtccatacagaaatgattcggtgttgaagaacttgactggcctgcacagagccctgacctcaaccccattaaccaactttgggattaattggaacacctactgcagcaaaggggggaccaactctatattaaacgcccatgattttggaatgagatcttcgacgagcagatgtccacatacttttggtcatgtagcgtatattagtgttttatttttacaaatgttagaatttttcttccactttgacagagtattttgtgtagatcattgacaaaaatattacaattaaatcaattttaatcccactttgtaagacaacaaaattaTGAACAAGTCAAGGGttgtgactactttctgaaggcactgtacatgaagtaGCAGTGTGAAATCACTAACACCTGGGAAAAGCATGAACAACCAAAAATCAAATTGGTAGCTTTGCAAAGGGCACTGCTGGGTCATCCACTACTGCATTTCTCAACTGGCAGAACATTTGGACTGGTGACACACACGAGGGAGAGCACACAGGCAGAGAGGGAGTCTCAGCACCATTAGTAGAACAAATATAAAACAATATTATACAAAACACTAGTTTTCAATACTTGATATGCCGTTTCATATGTTTACTGATAGGCTCAACAAAAGCATCAAGAGTTTCATATTTATCTTACTGTGTTCATATGCATATTTTTCATGTCAACATTGATGGCACACAGATCATTTTAGGGTGGTGTGTTAACAATATCTTCAAATGATAGAACATTCTAAATGATTTAATATGCTCACATTCTAACCAGTGTATAAAACAGTCATAACAATAGTCCTAAAATGTTGTGAAAATCAAAAACACTAAACTGCGACTCTGATCAGTATTGCTTTGACGTCACCCATATCACACAGGTTAAGAGATTAAATCAATTCAAAACATGGTTCAAGAAATACAAAGGAGGGAAGTGTAGCTTGAACTTGTGAGAACAATTGTGATTAAAACATTATTAAAGACAGATGCCTGATGTTTTCTGTATCCTTCCTTAAATCGTTTTACAGGCAAGCAACATTTAACAAAAATGGGAGAACAAACCCGAGGATGAGCAGAGGCCAGTTAGTCCTTTGTAGAGCACAAAGTTGAGGTGGCCACCACCACATGTTTTGGACACAGGAGTCAGGTTTGGGCCAACAGCAATGTTTCCACAGCAACCTCAGCAGGTGTGTGGGACAGCAACAGGCAGGACTATGTGAGTGACAGCGGGGTGTACCATTCCTGAGCCAAGGGATGGGCTGGGGGATCAGGCAGGCAGATGAGTTGTCTCGGGCCTACTCCATCTTCTGCTGCAGTTTCTTCTGGAAGCAGACAGGCAGGATAGAGAGTATGGCCAGGACACCTAGCACAATCAGAGAGTTCCAGGACACTGCCTCCCCAGCTGTCGTCAGTTTGTACAGTGTTGTACCAGCGTTGATCGCCACGAAGGACGGTGGGGCCACTCCTGACAATCAGAGATACGGGAGGAAGTCAGTATTGTAAGACACACAACACATAACTaaggcattcctagtcaatcACCAAATATTTATGCCGAAAAGCCAGCGAATTATAAAGGCTTGCGCtccttttataatttttttttttttaaatatcgtGTTGAGCTGTTGACCGTAGATGCACTTGATTCAAAAGCCCTGCGCACCGGGTAAGCAAAGTGTTCCTTTTTAACCATTTTGTCTGAAGAGACAAACTCCGTCTACCCGGCCGACCGGCAAATATGAGACAAAATCGAGTGCACCTACAGCGCTGCCCAATCAGATAGCTCAAATCACCGTGGCTGCAGAATTCCATGACCCTGGCTACAGCTAAGTTTAATAGGCTACTAGCCTATGTAAGATTtaataacttttaaaaccatgatcACAGAGAGACTGTCAGCGAATactgcaaagagctgctgtttttatgagtgagtgcATGTTTAAGTTTATATTCAGCGctgtcactgtttttattcaacactattaTAAAACTCCCTTCTCCGTACTTCCGCTCAGGTTCAGCTGCAAGGTTCAGAGTAGCCAAGTATCGATAGCCCTGCGTTTTATTTTTATTAGCAGTTCGTCGTGTCGATTTTAATATCAAAGAATATTTTAcattctctggtcataggaacaacatgaatttgtgcatgaggcagatgcgGTATGACTCGAGTTTCGCCCTTAGGTGGAAGAGTGTGTCCCCTctgtctggtcagtctcaccggaggaaaggaaggagagagcagcgaCCGTGAGAGGCGGTTGGGAAAAATCGTTTTGACCGGTCATCCAAGTCGGAAACTCAGGCATCTTTCAAAGCTCTGACTTTTCGAGCTGAAGATCACTAACGTCGTGATTTGACCATGTTGACCATCAGACgcaggtaccatcagtccagtaaaatctAAAAGCGAATTATTTAAATTCATGCTCCACAGTGCCTCAAAAGTGCTAAACCAACTTATCTCTTTTGTTATCAAAGCtcgagttttgaaatataatatggtctgagatgaacaatattggcaggccaatcatatagccaatatgctgtgataatgtataaGGCCTACTGcccaaacctcattcctacaaaACTGTTTGTGTGaggttaatgtaaaaaaaaatctgagcagTAGACCTcagcttgctttttgactgcaaAAGTGATTTTGACTCAGAAAAGTTTGGTGACCACTGTATTAAATGGTATGAGAGATTCAAAAATAGCTCAGCAATAAAGACAATGCAGCACTATCAACACTGTTTTCTACCGAGAAGGAAATACTGGAGTTTGATATATCTTAGCCTTACCAAAGAAAGTACCAAGGAAGAAGAACCCCAAAGGCACATTGATGATGGGTGAGGTGATGTTGATGAACCAGTTGGGGAGAAAGGGAGTGATCCTCAGAAATATGATGTAATTGATGAGATGATCTCTGTGCTTGTCAACCTGCAATTGAAAACAGATAGCAGAACCTGTCATTCACATAAAGGCTTGGAGGCTACTAGCCCCCTACTAAGACTCCACTGTTCTGTGGGTGTTACTAAATTGTTAAAAGTTTGCTTGTACTCTCATATCAACAACGTCCTACACTGTTCACGTACCAAATCAACCTGTTTTTCCTTCCAAAAAGGTCTTACCTGCTGGGACCATTTCTGGACTCTCTCTGTCAGGTATCTGTAGACCACTGGTCGCCCCACTAGATAAGACAGCATGTAGCAGAAGGAAGCCCCCAGGCCAGAGCACTGGGAAACAGTGACAGAGGCAGTACATTTTGTAAACCGAGTCTGGTTTACAGAGTCAAAGTACATTTTGTAAATGTCACCACTATTATTAGTCATAGTTCTCCTTGTGTCAATAGTATACTCACCAGACAGACGAGGAAAAGAGCCAGGGGGAAGGGGTAGAGATAACCAGACAGGATACTGAGGAAGATGGATCCAGGGATCGCAAATGTCTGGAGGCTGAGTTAGTAGCGTCAAGGAATACAGCTCAAGGGTTGAACACACAGCAGTATGTGCACACACACTTGTGGATGCAGTCACAAaaatacactaaacaaaaatataaaaacgcaagaTGCAACAATTTATAATATTTTGTGGCCtgaggaatgttgtcccactcctcttcaatgactgtgtgaagttgctggatattggcaggaactggaacatgctgtcgtacacataaatccagagcatcccaaacatgctcaatgggtgacatctggtgagcatgcaggccatggaagaactgacaCATTTTCaaattccaggaattgtgtacagatcattgcgacatggggccttccattatcatgctggaacatgaggtgatggcgacagatgaatggcacgacaaagggtctcaggatctcgtcacggtgtctatctctgtgcattcaaatttccatcaataaaatgtaattgttttaGTTTTCCGTAGTTTATGCTTGCCCATAGCATAACATCACCgctaccatggggcactctgttcacaacgttgacatcaggaAACCGCTCggccacacaacgccatacatgctgtctgccatctgcccagtacagttgaaactgggagtCAACCGTGAAGAGCACCCTTCTCCAGCATGTCAGTGACCCTCGAATGTGagcatttgtccactgaagttggttacaacaccgaactgcagtcaggtcaagaccctggtgagaacgacaagcacgcagatgagcttccctgagacataatttctgcacaaactgtcagaagctTCTGTTGTGCAAAGGCACTGTTTCATCAGctatccgggtggctggtctcagatgatcccgcaggtgaagaagccgggtgtggaggtcctgggctggcgtggttacatgtggtctgcggttgggaggcaggttggacgtactgccaaattctctaaaattacattggaggcagcttacggtagagaaattaacattaaattctctggcaacagctctggtggacattgctgcagttagcatgccaattgcatgctccttcaACCTGAGACATCTGCGGCAttgggttgtgtgacaaaactacacattttagagtgaacttttattgtccccagcacaaggtgcacctgtgtattgatcatgctgtttaatcagattattgatgccacacctgtcaggtggatggattatcttggcaacggagaaatgctcactaacagggatgtaaacaaatttgtgcacaaaattagggaaataagatttttgtgcatatggaacatttcagggatcttttattcagctcatgaaacatgggaccaacactttaaatgttgcgtttatatttttgttcagtattgttAAAACATACTCCactgtagtagaatacagtacaagTTTATTATAGATCTGGCTGCAGGACTAATTTGTGCAGAAGTATCCGCTATAAAagaggagaaaaacatggtccTATGCATGTTATTGTACCACCTCATATGTAAACATCATCCATATTGAGAGCACATTTATTTTGATGAATATGAATTAACACTACACAGTATGAACTATGAATACAAATGCAGTATCATGCCTTCAAAGGAAATCCTTAGAACCTACTGTACTGATAAAGTTAAACTAAGTTTAATCTGTCTTCTCCTGTCATAAAATGAAGGAAAATGTACTGCACTCTGTGGTTGTTGTGAACACACAAGAATCACCTGAATTAATACTCAAGGATCAAAGCCCACTGTACCTCCTACTTCTCCATTCATTATCCAGAGGCAAGCCCA
It contains:
- the LOC139411580 gene encoding transmembrane protein 41B-like, whose product is MAKKRRERREADSVSSVTLHEEPKTKCNEAQTLKETQYTGGGSARMSLLILLSVFTCAASVMYLVYRNFPELNDDEMATIKIPKDMDDAKALGTVLSKYKDTYYTQVLVAYFTTYIFLQTFAIPGSIFLSILSGYLYPFPLALFLVCLCSGLGASFCYMLSYLVGRPVVYRYLTERVQKWSQQVDKHRDHLINYIIFLRITPFLPNWFINITSPIINVPLGFFFLGTFFGVAPPSFVAINAGTTLYKLTTAGEAVSWNSLIVLGVLAILSILPVCFQKKLQQKME